The DNA segment ATGCCCGAGCCGACGGTCTTGCCGCCCTCCCGGATCGCAAACCGCAGCCCCTGATCCATCGCAATCGGCGAAATCAGCTCCGCCGTGATGCTCACATTGTCCC comes from the Nitrospirota bacterium genome and includes:
- the tuf gene encoding elongation factor Tu (EF-Tu; promotes GTP-dependent binding of aminoacyl-tRNA to the A-site of ribosomes during protein biosynthesis; when the tRNA anticodon matches the mRNA codon, GTP hydrolysis results; the inactive EF-Tu-GDP leaves the ribosome and release of GDP is promoted by elongation factor Ts; many prokaryotes have two copies of the gene encoding EF-Tu); protein product: DNVSITAELISPIAMDQGLRFAIREGGKTVGSGIVTEILA